Part of the Onthophagus taurus isolate NC chromosome 11, IU_Otau_3.0, whole genome shotgun sequence genome is shown below.
TGATCATAAGAAATTAACATTTCAGGTTTTTTAGGAAatctaaaaaatgaattattaaattaaattttttcgctttcattttattttacctaGGTAAAACAgcttttttcttccttttttcgctcgcattattttttaaactttctcTGCGCCGCTTATGTTCCTTAGAGGGAAACGGCACGTTCAAGCTAGCTCTAAAAATAACCAACTGATGATGTAAATCTTGGATGTGTTTAtaacgttttttaattttccaagTAAAACTTCCATGTGTTAAAGAAATTGTGTACCTATTATTGTAAGAAAGAAGTAATTTaaccaatttattattttaaatgattcaaTTTACACACAAATTCGGGTTGAGTAAGTGTGTTGTGTGGTGAGTTTCAACATCAACAATTGTAACTTCAATTGGAACGGCTGGTATAAACACTTCTCGATGGAATGTGGTGTATTTCACCGGAGCGTTATGTATTGCATTGAAAGGAATCCTTCCTGGAGTGGGTCCtaacataattaataatgataattaaaaaaattttaattatttcattatgtACCTTCCGCTTCATCTTTATTAAGTACTATTTCTGATCCTTGAAATTTAACGATCGTTAATGATTCAGGAACGTCTAAGTTATCATCATAATCTGTATCTGATAAAACTCCCGGTGATTGCGGTTCTTGAGTACCATTGTTTTGTAAGGccattctataaaaaaaaatttataaaagtatTTAGTTCAGATTAGATCAATTCAAATAATACCgtaattaacataattataCGCATTTTGACTTCTTTATCTAATCGCAATAGCAAACACGAGGGAATAAATTATGTTGTGATGATAACAAAATTGCGAATTCAATTGAcgcaaatttctttatttatcgATTAAAAAGTACACCaaataatataacaaattaaattttgacgttttaaataacctaaaaaaaaattaatatgtaaactttgacgtttaacataacctaataaatttaaaactttatttaataaattaaatcaaatttataaacgcaaaattaatgtaagcaaatctaaaaatagggttttcaaaaatattttctttaataggcTTATTTAAACTGTTTAGGTTCTAATTAAtccttaaaaaaaagtatgactaatctataataattgtttaagaTCTCACTAACTCTCTAAAGATCCATTTATATTAATCgagagataaaaaattaacccgTATTTTCTTACctttcgtttaaaattaattcaaaatagttttaaaacacGTCATTATTTTAACTGTAAAGTTTATAATTGAAGTGATCAACAAGTGTTTTTTCGTTGAGAATTAGGTCGCGGAAGGACGGAATAGTTTACGCGTAACGATCACAAAACCGACTGATTCATGACGACTATTATAAGAAGAGAGTTTTTGCTAAAGGAACTTACTCAAATAAAGCTCAATTATACTTCCCACTTTACAAAATTAGTATAGTTATGAGAAGAATGAAGTTGCTAGTTAATACGAGccgattaaattattataaaatatttgttaatttctttGTGAAATGATGTTAAATTGGAAATAGTTGtaatgttaattataaaatttatattgtacAACTTTCTTCCAACAAAAGTAAGTTGTGCTCGTAAAGAAGAAGGGtgggaaaaaattttatttaatttttatacaatatgGAAACagatttaattattgttattattaattatttataaaaagataCTTCGGTGCTAATGTTATTGTAAAGTGTAAAATGGGTTGCCTAAATTCAGTAAAAATATGTCACTTTTAACGTCACTTTCCATCCtcatttaattcataataaaataaaactttatttttcaaactaaatttaaacataattccCATCAACCAAATGCTTAAAAAATCCGGCTACTTTTTTGCGATTATTCACATTACTCATTGGTTTTATAATCCAAACATTATCCAAAGTAGTTACttcctacaaaaaaaaattaaattaaatttcaatatcaaaaaaaaatcattacttGAATCTCATCAATATCGGCAATCTCTTCAGCGGCTGACATAATAATAGCTTCAGTTCCCATAAGAAAAGTGAACattccaatttttttcattgcaTCCTCAACTATATCGACGTTTATAATCCTGGGATTTGATCccaattcatttaaatattccGAAACGGAATTCgaatatatctttattaattcatCCCAATTTTTATCACGAATCACCGGATCGacgcaaatatacaagaagaAAGTTAAATCTGTAACAACAGGGGCGCATCGTGTTAATTGATAATCGatgatttttacatcaaattgaTTGGTTTCGGtggttttaaccaaaaaattaGGGGCCCAACAATCACCGTGGGTGACTCCACATAAAACAGTATGgtttttacatattttgcaacattctttataaatatctcGCTTGATCAATTCctcaaatttatctaaatattCTTTTGAAAGCTCCTTTTCAATTGAATCTCTTAAAACAGGAAGAAGTTTATTCATCACCGGTGTGTACCAAGAtctaaatttttcatcaaaataagTTTCTTGTaaagttgaaatgatttttttaaactcatcaggtttttgatcatttaaaGCTAGTGAGATGGCATGAAATTTCCCGAAAGTTCGAATAATTTCGATGGTTTGCTCAAAATTTAAACTGGTGTTTCTTGGTAATCCAccatattttgaataacacaaatctgttaatgcaataaaat
Proteins encoded:
- the LOC111414521 gene encoding uncharacterized protein isoform X1; its protein translation is MDILTKTVSEKFNSNVISNIVNKKSKFTNPIVKNISFGAPTTKGESYLSLVTRFSIEICEAGSDKETETIPIIVKSFPSNLARKETFRSVDFFENEILFYNKVWPCLDAFQKSKNVQNPLDIVPEYVHKFIYFAFKYFSLFRCLSAFTDGKNDFIALTDLCYSKYGGLPRNTSLNFEQTIEIIRTFGKFHAISLALNDQKPDEFKKIISTLQETYFDEKFRSWYTPVMNKLLPVLRDSIEKELSKEYLDKFEELIKRDIYKECCKICKNHTVLCGVTHGDCWAPNFLVKTTETNQFDVKIIDYQLTRCAPVVTDLTFFLYICVDPVIRDKNWDELIKIYSNSVSEYLNELGSNPRIINVDIVEDAMKKIGMFTFLMGTEAIIMSAAEEIADIDEIQEVTTLDNVWIIKPMSNVNNRKKVAGFFKHLVDGNYV
- the LOC111414521 gene encoding uncharacterized protein isoform X2, yielding MDILTKTVSEKFNSNVISNIVNKKSKFTNPIVKNISFGAPTTKGESYLSLVTRFSIEICEAGSDKETETIPIIVKSFPSNLARKETFRSVDFFENEILFYNKVWPCLDAFQKSKNVQNPLDIVPECLSAFTDGKNDFIALTDLCYSKYGGLPRNTSLNFEQTIEIIRTFGKFHAISLALNDQKPDEFKKIISTLQETYFDEKFRSWYTPVMNKLLPVLRDSIEKELSKEYLDKFEELIKRDIYKECCKICKNHTVLCGVTHGDCWAPNFLVKTTETNQFDVKIIDYQLTRCAPVVTDLTFFLYICVDPVIRDKNWDELIKIYSNSVSEYLNELGSNPRIINVDIVEDAMKKIGMFTFLMGTEAIIMSAAEEIADIDEIQEVTTLDNVWIIKPMSNVNNRKKVAGFFKHLVDGNYV